Proteins encoded by one window of Lepeophtheirus salmonis chromosome 10, UVic_Lsal_1.4, whole genome shotgun sequence:
- the LOC121125229 gene encoding uncharacterized protein isoform X1 yields the protein MRMIPPHGRTDYGLGDVIDVIEAKEEEKDELYSSSHPYRGMAAAAANASPALQALITKKKKASYVSVTEEPASKGLRFRYECEGRSAGSIPGVSSTNDKKTYPTIEVVGYKGRAVVVVSCVTSETPYRPHPHNLVGKEGCKKGVCTLEINPESMACSFPSLGIQCVKKKEIEESLNLRQQIRVDPFQTGFAHRDNPQSIDLNSVRLCFQVFLEGSEKGSFTFALKPVVSEPIYDKKARSDLTICRMTEYSAPVTGGKEMLIFCDKVTKDDIQVRFYEEKDGKVIWEGLGDFQLTDVHKQYGICFRTPRYENLEIDRPVKVSMQLRRPSDGTVSESRAFEFLPLDSGRGFWAAKRLKTNYNVFNSILSVDQGLRNQNNGQINMVSHMMKSSIEEESSSLKRKAPLSSENNPCLAESGAPVTSITNMSGSEGQTYRPTSDISMISTINTEPQSVNEILSLAAAEEENEMVLVLDNISVNTTLLQEPDSTENDELSLPGEQTDANHLEDVKYVVVSSSSSPQPPTANMDIDLGLLYDDVMQCVYDDVDVKYDGIDFTRSPPVPPARKKVTSHISNSAAPPVPLVVDNKDGDDTDMKDKPLPETPSKFKSILSAKFPGKKDSPKKKKEIKKLPTSPTNNNNSGNNSNINHNNNDSRQSLFQRLFTRTKSTEKIPDDILHSTSSQDAATTNIAPLLDEEGNEILSIRGRMEDDNNDTDHMLNSAANDDNSNLVSDLDLKDFIDSGNLSQLDNIVTEFANQYLPENEILSLDNAQESNGNFSSGQFPGGISSSSSSHIDNSSFRKENNQISPASKN from the exons ATGCGAATGATTCCCCCTCATGGAAGGACCGACTATGGTCTAGGTGATGTCA TCGACGTCATTGAAgccaaagaagaagaaaaagacgAGCTATACTCCTCATCCCATCCCTATAGAGGCATGGCTGCTGCCGCCGCCAACGCTTCACCTGCCTTACAGGCACTTATAACCAAGAAAAAGAAGGCTTCCTATGTGAGTGTTACTGAGGAGCCTGCTTCAAAAGGACTTCGTTTTAGATATGAATGTGAGGGTCGCTCTGCTGGAAGTATTCCGGGAGTCAGTAGTACCAATGACAAGAAGACATATCCTACCATTGAG gTTGTAGGATACAAGGGAAGAGCTGTTGTCGTTGTCTCCTGTGTCACATCCGAGACACCCTATCGACCTCATCCTCATAACCTTGTAGGAAAGGAAGGATGCAAAAAAGGTGTATGTACGTTGGAGATCAACCCAGAATCAATGGCTTGTTCCTTCCCATCTCTTGGGATTCAATGtgtaaagaaaaaggaaatcgAAGAGTCTCTTAATCTCAGACAGCAAATCCGAGTGGATCCCTTTCAAA CTGGATTCGCTCATAGGGATAATCCTCAAAGCATTGATTTGAATAGTGTGAGACTCTGCTTCCAAGTCTTTTTGGAAGGGAGTGAAAAAGGATCCTTCACTTTTGCTCTGAAACCTGTAGTCTCTGAGCCCATCTACGATAAAA AAGCTCGAAGTGATCTTACAATATGCCGAATGACAGAGTACTCAGCTCCTGTCACAGGTGGAAAGGAAATGCTTATTTTCTGTGACAAAGTGACTAAAGATGATATCCAAGTTCGTTTTTACGAAGAAAAAGATGGAAAAGTGATTTGGGAGGGCCTTGGGGACTTTCAACTTACAGATGTTCACAAGCAGTACGGTATATGCTTTAGAACACCAAGATATGAAAACCTTGAG ATTGATCGACCAGTCAAAGTTAGTATGCAATTAAGACGCCCTTCAGATGGAACAGTCTCTGAATCTCGAGCTTTTGAATTTTTGCCTCTTGACTCTGGTCGAGGCTTTTGGGCAGCGAAACGCCTCAAAACCAACTACAatgtttttaatagtattttatccGTTGATCAGGGCCTGCGAAATCAAAACAACGGTCAAATCAACATGGTTTCTCATATGATGAAATCCTCCATAGAAGAAGAGTCTTCGTCGCTAAAAAGGAAAGCTCCTCTATCAAGTGAGAATAACCCATGCCTTGCGGAATCTGGGGCCCCCGTTACATCAATCACCAATATGAGTGGCTCAGAGGGCCAGACTTATAGACCTACTTCAGATATTTCTATGATATCAACAATAAATACTGAGCCTCAGAGTGTGAACGAAATATTGAGTTTAGCTGCTGCAGAGGAAGAGAATGAAATGGTTCTTGTTCTGGATAACATATCTGTTAACACAACTCTCCTTCAAGAACCAGACTCAACTGAAAACGACGAGCTCTCCCTCCCAGGTGAACAAACAGATGCTAACCACCTTGAAGACGTCAAATACGTTGTTGTGTCTTCTTCATCGTCACCTCAACCCCCCACTGCAAATATGGACATTGATCTTGGACTCTTATACGACGATGTCATGCAGTGTGTTTACGATGACGTAGACGTCAAATACGATGGTATTGACTTTACTCGAAGTCCTCCTGTTCCTCCAGCACGCAAAAAAGTTACTTCTCATATTTCAAACAGCGCTGCTCCCCCGGTTCCTCTCGTCGTCGACAACAAGGATGGTGATGACACGGACATGAAGGATAAACCTCTTCCTGAAACACCCTCAAAATTCAAATCCATTTTGTCCGCTAAATTCCCAGGGAAAAAGGACTcccccaaaaagaaaaaggagattAAAAAATTACCCACTTCCCCCACGAACAATAATAACTCGGGCAATAACAGTAACATAAACCACAATAACAACGATTCACGACAATCTCTATTCCAAAGATTGTTCACTCGAACGAAATCCACAGAAAAGATCCCAGACGATATCCTCCATTCCACATCCTCTCAAGACGCAGCAACAACCAATATTGCCCCACTCCTTGACGAAGAAGGGAACGAAATCCTTTCCATCCGAGGACGAATGGAAGACGACAATAACGATACAGATCATATGCTCAATAGTGCTGCAAATGATGATAACTCCAACCTCGTATCTGATCTGGATTTAAAGGACTTTATAGACTCTGGAAATCTCTCACAGTTGGATAACATTGTCACGGAATTCGCAAATCAATACCTACCTGAGAATGAAATACTCTCACTGGATAATGCTCAAGAGTCAAACGGGAATTTTAGTTCCGGGCAGTTTCCAGGGGGcattagtagtagtagtagtagtcaTATTGATAATTCCTCATTCCGGAAGGAAAATAATCAGATCTCACCagcatcaaaaaattaa
- the LOC121125229 gene encoding uncharacterized protein isoform X2, with translation MAAAAANASPALQALITKKKKASYVSVTEEPASKGLRFRYECEGRSAGSIPGVSSTNDKKTYPTIEVVGYKGRAVVVVSCVTSETPYRPHPHNLVGKEGCKKGVCTLEINPESMACSFPSLGIQCVKKKEIEESLNLRQQIRVDPFQTGFAHRDNPQSIDLNSVRLCFQVFLEGSEKGSFTFALKPVVSEPIYDKKARSDLTICRMTEYSAPVTGGKEMLIFCDKVTKDDIQVRFYEEKDGKVIWEGLGDFQLTDVHKQYGICFRTPRYENLEIDRPVKVSMQLRRPSDGTVSESRAFEFLPLDSGRGFWAAKRLKTNYNVFNSILSVDQGLRNQNNGQINMVSHMMKSSIEEESSSLKRKAPLSSENNPCLAESGAPVTSITNMSGSEGQTYRPTSDISMISTINTEPQSVNEILSLAAAEEENEMVLVLDNISVNTTLLQEPDSTENDELSLPGEQTDANHLEDVKYVVVSSSSSPQPPTANMDIDLGLLYDDVMQCVYDDVDVKYDGIDFTRSPPVPPARKKVTSHISNSAAPPVPLVVDNKDGDDTDMKDKPLPETPSKFKSILSAKFPGKKDSPKKKKEIKKLPTSPTNNNNSGNNSNINHNNNDSRQSLFQRLFTRTKSTEKIPDDILHSTSSQDAATTNIAPLLDEEGNEILSIRGRMEDDNNDTDHMLNSAANDDNSNLVSDLDLKDFIDSGNLSQLDNIVTEFANQYLPENEILSLDNAQESNGNFSSGQFPGGISSSSSSHIDNSSFRKENNQISPASKN, from the exons ATGGCTGCTGCCGCCGCCAACGCTTCACCTGCCTTACAGGCACTTATAACCAAGAAAAAGAAGGCTTCCTATGTGAGTGTTACTGAGGAGCCTGCTTCAAAAGGACTTCGTTTTAGATATGAATGTGAGGGTCGCTCTGCTGGAAGTATTCCGGGAGTCAGTAGTACCAATGACAAGAAGACATATCCTACCATTGAG gTTGTAGGATACAAGGGAAGAGCTGTTGTCGTTGTCTCCTGTGTCACATCCGAGACACCCTATCGACCTCATCCTCATAACCTTGTAGGAAAGGAAGGATGCAAAAAAGGTGTATGTACGTTGGAGATCAACCCAGAATCAATGGCTTGTTCCTTCCCATCTCTTGGGATTCAATGtgtaaagaaaaaggaaatcgAAGAGTCTCTTAATCTCAGACAGCAAATCCGAGTGGATCCCTTTCAAA CTGGATTCGCTCATAGGGATAATCCTCAAAGCATTGATTTGAATAGTGTGAGACTCTGCTTCCAAGTCTTTTTGGAAGGGAGTGAAAAAGGATCCTTCACTTTTGCTCTGAAACCTGTAGTCTCTGAGCCCATCTACGATAAAA AAGCTCGAAGTGATCTTACAATATGCCGAATGACAGAGTACTCAGCTCCTGTCACAGGTGGAAAGGAAATGCTTATTTTCTGTGACAAAGTGACTAAAGATGATATCCAAGTTCGTTTTTACGAAGAAAAAGATGGAAAAGTGATTTGGGAGGGCCTTGGGGACTTTCAACTTACAGATGTTCACAAGCAGTACGGTATATGCTTTAGAACACCAAGATATGAAAACCTTGAG ATTGATCGACCAGTCAAAGTTAGTATGCAATTAAGACGCCCTTCAGATGGAACAGTCTCTGAATCTCGAGCTTTTGAATTTTTGCCTCTTGACTCTGGTCGAGGCTTTTGGGCAGCGAAACGCCTCAAAACCAACTACAatgtttttaatagtattttatccGTTGATCAGGGCCTGCGAAATCAAAACAACGGTCAAATCAACATGGTTTCTCATATGATGAAATCCTCCATAGAAGAAGAGTCTTCGTCGCTAAAAAGGAAAGCTCCTCTATCAAGTGAGAATAACCCATGCCTTGCGGAATCTGGGGCCCCCGTTACATCAATCACCAATATGAGTGGCTCAGAGGGCCAGACTTATAGACCTACTTCAGATATTTCTATGATATCAACAATAAATACTGAGCCTCAGAGTGTGAACGAAATATTGAGTTTAGCTGCTGCAGAGGAAGAGAATGAAATGGTTCTTGTTCTGGATAACATATCTGTTAACACAACTCTCCTTCAAGAACCAGACTCAACTGAAAACGACGAGCTCTCCCTCCCAGGTGAACAAACAGATGCTAACCACCTTGAAGACGTCAAATACGTTGTTGTGTCTTCTTCATCGTCACCTCAACCCCCCACTGCAAATATGGACATTGATCTTGGACTCTTATACGACGATGTCATGCAGTGTGTTTACGATGACGTAGACGTCAAATACGATGGTATTGACTTTACTCGAAGTCCTCCTGTTCCTCCAGCACGCAAAAAAGTTACTTCTCATATTTCAAACAGCGCTGCTCCCCCGGTTCCTCTCGTCGTCGACAACAAGGATGGTGATGACACGGACATGAAGGATAAACCTCTTCCTGAAACACCCTCAAAATTCAAATCCATTTTGTCCGCTAAATTCCCAGGGAAAAAGGACTcccccaaaaagaaaaaggagattAAAAAATTACCCACTTCCCCCACGAACAATAATAACTCGGGCAATAACAGTAACATAAACCACAATAACAACGATTCACGACAATCTCTATTCCAAAGATTGTTCACTCGAACGAAATCCACAGAAAAGATCCCAGACGATATCCTCCATTCCACATCCTCTCAAGACGCAGCAACAACCAATATTGCCCCACTCCTTGACGAAGAAGGGAACGAAATCCTTTCCATCCGAGGACGAATGGAAGACGACAATAACGATACAGATCATATGCTCAATAGTGCTGCAAATGATGATAACTCCAACCTCGTATCTGATCTGGATTTAAAGGACTTTATAGACTCTGGAAATCTCTCACAGTTGGATAACATTGTCACGGAATTCGCAAATCAATACCTACCTGAGAATGAAATACTCTCACTGGATAATGCTCAAGAGTCAAACGGGAATTTTAGTTCCGGGCAGTTTCCAGGGGGcattagtagtagtagtagtagtcaTATTGATAATTCCTCATTCCGGAAGGAAAATAATCAGATCTCACCagcatcaaaaaattaa